From the genome of Leptolyngbyaceae cyanobacterium, one region includes:
- the bchE gene encoding magnesium-protoporphyrin IX monomethyl ester anaerobic oxidative cyclase: MRILLIQPNYHSGGAEIAGNWPSSWVPYVGGALKTAGFTDIEFIDAMTKYIDDDRLAEMIRDRQPDIVLATAITPMIYKSQSTLKLVKEICPNAKAIMGGVHPTYMYREVLSEAPWIDYIIRGEGEEITVNLVRAIANNTDQEDRRNILGIAFLEDGKIVATPAHPPIKDLNTLTPDWSLLDWDNYIYTPLNTRVAVPNYSRGCPFRCRFCCQWKFWRKYRSRSPKHFVDEIENLVKEHQIGFFILADEEPTINKSRFIALCNELIERKLGVHWGINTRVTDILRDEKELPLYRKAGLVHVSLGTEAAAQLNLNLFRKETTIADNKRAVQLLRQNGILAEVQFIIGLPNETPETIEESYRMARDWQADMTNWNMYTPWPFSELFQDVADKVEIRDYSHYNFVTPIIKPDNMTREEVLKSVLRNYARFYSWKFIEYWFEKDSFKRRYLLGCLWAFVKTTLNKRFYNLQRVKQKGLHAEIEFGFDESKILSPDQMARLKQERPADIDFVGTISASATTNDGAECDNYTKVHEQHDMIQVAVIEDDQETRINLRVNLRSQNGIEVASEATNAETGLVLLESIDVDVAVVDSTLPDMDLVKFIRNARKVQSNSYVIPSKILVLVTPEQQSVLSDALAAGANGFCLKDASIEQLAEAVRVTHRKGSYQDPAIPVALVV; this comes from the coding sequence ATGCGGATTTTATTAATTCAACCCAATTACCATTCTGGGGGGGCTGAAATTGCCGGAAATTGGCCTTCTAGTTGGGTTCCTTATGTCGGTGGAGCATTAAAAACGGCAGGCTTTACTGACATTGAATTTATCGATGCGATGACTAAATATATCGATGACGATCGCTTGGCAGAAATGATTCGCGATCGCCAACCGGATATAGTTTTGGCAACGGCAATTACGCCGATGATTTATAAGTCGCAAAGCACTCTCAAGTTGGTAAAAGAAATCTGCCCGAATGCCAAAGCAATTATGGGCGGCGTTCACCCAACTTATATGTATCGAGAAGTGTTAAGCGAAGCACCTTGGATCGATTACATTATTCGGGGTGAGGGAGAGGAAATTACGGTTAATTTAGTGCGTGCGATCGCAAATAATACCGATCAAGAAGATCGTCGGAATATTTTAGGAATTGCCTTTTTAGAAGATGGTAAAATTGTTGCCACACCCGCCCATCCTCCCATCAAAGATTTAAACACGCTGACGCCAGATTGGAGTCTCTTAGATTGGGATAATTATATCTACACGCCGCTGAATACCAGAGTTGCCGTTCCCAACTATTCACGGGGTTGTCCGTTTCGGTGTCGCTTTTGCTGTCAGTGGAAATTCTGGCGCAAATATCGATCGCGATCGCCTAAACATTTTGTCGATGAAATCGAGAATTTAGTTAAAGAACATCAGATCGGATTTTTCATTTTAGCAGATGAAGAACCGACCATCAACAAATCTCGATTCATTGCCTTATGCAACGAACTAATTGAGCGAAAATTAGGCGTTCATTGGGGAATAAATACGCGAGTTACCGACATTCTCAGAGATGAAAAAGAATTACCCCTTTATCGCAAAGCCGGATTAGTTCACGTTTCCTTGGGAACGGAAGCAGCCGCGCAATTAAACCTTAATTTATTCCGCAAAGAAACCACGATTGCCGATAATAAAAGAGCGGTGCAACTGCTGAGACAAAACGGCATTTTGGCAGAAGTACAATTTATCATAGGATTGCCCAACGAAACGCCAGAAACTATCGAAGAAAGCTACAGAATGGCGCGAGATTGGCAAGCGGATATGACTAATTGGAATATGTACACGCCTTGGCCTTTTTCCGAACTATTCCAAGATGTCGCAGATAAAGTAGAAATCCGCGATTATTCTCACTACAATTTCGTTACGCCGATCATTAAACCAGATAACATGACGCGGGAAGAAGTGCTGAAAAGCGTACTTCGCAATTATGCCCGTTTCTATTCCTGGAAATTTATCGAATATTGGTTTGAAAAAGATTCCTTTAAGCGTCGTTATCTGCTAGGATGTCTGTGGGCTTTTGTAAAGACAACTCTCAACAAACGGTTCTATAATCTCCAACGAGTGAAGCAAAAAGGATTACACGCTGAAATTGAGTTTGGATTTGATGAATCGAAGATTTTGTCTCCCGATCAAATGGCGCGGCTGAAACAGGAACGTCCGGCAGATATTGACTTTGTGGGAACGATTTCTGCTAGTGCAACAACGAATGATGGGGCAGAATGCGATAACTATACCAAAGTTCACGAACAGCATGATATGATTCAAGTTGCCGTGATCGAAGACGATCAGGAAACACGGATTAATTTGCGGGTGAATTTGCGATCGCAAAATGGCATTGAAGTTGCTAGCGAAGCTACAAATGCAGAAACAGGTTTAGTTTTACTAGAATCGATCGATGTTGATGTGGCTGTTGTGGATAGCACCTTACCCGATATGGATTTGGTGAAGTTCATTCGCAATGCGCGAAAAGTGCAGTCAAATTCATACGTGATTCCCTCGAAAATTTTAGTTTTGGTAACTCCTGAACAACAATCTGTTTTATCAGATGCGTTAGCTGCTGGTGCGAATGGTTTTTGTTTGAAAGATGCGAGTATCGAACAGTTAGCTGAGGCGGTGCGAGTTACTCATCGAAAAGGGAGTTATCAAGATCCGGCGATTCCGGTTGCATTGGTAGTGTAA
- the hemN gene encoding oxygen-independent coproporphyrinogen III oxidase, translating into MRLLSQTVEFDFNLLRKYDRPVPRYTSYPPATELKEEFREIDFKAAIAVSNYKKTPLSLYCHIPFCESACYFCGCNTVITQRKEVAEPYLDYIRRDIERVADLIDRDREVNQLHWGGGTPNYLSPKQVETLWETINNHFTFAPEAEISIEVNPRFLDKNYIFFLRDLGFKRISFGIQDFDPRVQEAVNRIQPEAMLFQAMEWIRDAGFESVNVDLIYGLPYQNLDTFKNTIRKSVQLDPDRIAVFNFAYVPWLKPIQKRIPQEALPPASEKLSILQMTIEELTGNGYVFIGMDHFAKPNDELAIAQREGDLHRNFQGYTTKPESDLLGFGMTSISMLHDVYVQNHKRLRRYYQAIDNRELPIERGVTLSRDDIIRRTIIMELMCQFELSKYDIEEKYHLSFDLDFEEYFVKERYNLRLLEADGLIHLSHDRIQVTPSGRLLIRNIASAFDKYMRVQQTERFSKAV; encoded by the coding sequence ATGAGATTATTATCCCAAACCGTCGAATTTGATTTCAATTTACTTAGAAAATACGATCGTCCGGTGCCGCGATATACTAGCTATCCACCTGCAACGGAACTGAAAGAAGAGTTTAGGGAAATTGATTTTAAGGCTGCGATCGCAGTTAGCAACTACAAAAAAACTCCTTTATCGCTGTATTGCCATATACCATTTTGCGAAAGTGCTTGCTATTTCTGTGGTTGCAACACGGTGATCACCCAACGCAAAGAGGTAGCAGAACCTTATCTGGATTACATTCGGCGAGATATTGAACGGGTGGCGGATTTAATCGATCGCGATCGCGAAGTCAATCAACTGCACTGGGGTGGCGGTACGCCTAACTATCTATCTCCTAAACAAGTTGAGACGCTTTGGGAAACTATCAACAATCATTTTACCTTTGCGCCAGAAGCGGAGATTTCCATAGAAGTCAATCCTCGCTTTTTGGATAAAAATTACATCTTTTTCTTGCGCGACTTGGGCTTTAAACGAATTAGTTTTGGCATTCAAGATTTCGATCCGAGAGTGCAAGAAGCCGTCAACCGCATCCAACCGGAAGCGATGCTGTTTCAAGCAATGGAATGGATACGGGATGCGGGTTTTGAAAGCGTGAACGTAGATTTGATTTACGGATTACCTTATCAAAATTTAGATACATTTAAAAACACGATTCGCAAATCAGTTCAACTCGATCCCGATCGGATTGCTGTTTTCAATTTCGCCTACGTTCCTTGGTTGAAACCAATTCAAAAACGCATTCCCCAAGAAGCATTACCACCAGCTTCCGAAAAACTCAGCATTCTGCAAATGACAATTGAAGAATTGACTGGGAATGGTTACGTATTTATCGGGATGGATCACTTTGCCAAACCGAATGACGAATTAGCGATCGCGCAACGGGAAGGAGATTTACACCGCAACTTTCAAGGATACACTACCAAGCCAGAATCAGATTTGCTCGGTTTTGGCATGACATCGATTAGTATGTTGCACGATGTTTACGTGCAGAATCACAAACGATTAAGACGTTACTATCAAGCAATTGATAACAGGGAATTGCCGATCGAACGAGGGGTTACTCTCAGTCGAGATGATATCATTCGGCGCACTATTATTATGGAGTTGATGTGCCAATTCGAGCTTTCTAAATACGATATCGAAGAAAAATATCATCTCAGCTTTGACTTGGATTTTGAAGAGTATTTTGTTAAAGAAAGATACAATTTGCGATTGCTAGAAGCTGATGGATTAATTCATCTTTCTCACGATCGCATTCAAGTTACCCCCAGCGGACGATTGTTAATTAGAAACATTGCTTCAGCTTTTGACAAATATATGAGAGTTCAACAAACTGAGCGTTTTTCTAAAGCTGTTTAA
- a CDS encoding heme oxygenase (biliverdin-producing): MSLDLATQLREGTKHSHTMAENTAFMKCFLKGIVEWEPFRKLTADLYFLYSNLEAEIRRHKDHPIVGAMYFPELEREAKLAQDLEFYYSENWQNEIVASEEGKKYVDRILEISNTNPALLIAHAYVRYMGDLSGGQSLRNIVRSALTLPADRGTGLHEFDQIATVEARRAFKMRYRDVLNSLPVDDNLAQQIVDEANYAFELNRNIFHELEPDVKAAVGDRVFDLITRQDKPGSTERHPGSTSVELVAAE, encoded by the coding sequence ATGAGTTTAGATTTAGCAACCCAGCTACGGGAAGGAACCAAACATTCTCATACGATGGCTGAAAATACAGCATTTATGAAGTGCTTCTTGAAGGGAATTGTCGAGTGGGAACCATTCCGCAAACTGACAGCCGATCTGTATTTCCTCTACAGTAACTTGGAAGCAGAAATTCGTCGTCACAAAGACCACCCGATCGTGGGGGCAATGTATTTTCCAGAATTGGAAAGAGAAGCAAAATTAGCGCAAGATTTAGAATTTTATTACAGCGAAAACTGGCAAAATGAAATTGTAGCTTCTGAAGAAGGTAAGAAGTACGTCGATCGCATTCTAGAAATATCTAATACTAATCCTGCTTTGTTAATTGCCCATGCTTACGTGCGTTATATGGGCGATCTTTCCGGCGGTCAAAGTTTAAGAAATATCGTGCGTTCTGCTCTTACTTTGCCAGCTGACAGAGGCACTGGATTGCATGAATTCGACCAAATTGCTACCGTGGAAGCGCGACGGGCATTTAAGATGAGATACCGTGATGTGTTGAATTCATTGCCTGTTGATGATAATCTAGCGCAGCAAATTGTGGATGAAGCTAATTATGCTTTTGAACTCAACCGCAATATTTTCCATGAATTAGAACCAGATGTCAAAGCAGCCGTTGGCGATCGTGTATTTGATTTGATTACTCGTCAAGATAAACCGGGTAGTACGGAACGTCACCCTGGTAGTACATCAGTTGAACTGGTGGCAGCCGAATAA
- a CDS encoding response regulator encodes MQTLSTSSWLTKLEQQIFTINQKQATGELVLGNKTTQWRLCFFLGQLIYSVEETHRVRRWQRALKRHCPNWKVENRPVSNHEIWECQLLHYGMAKGELTAAQVKAVVREITEEVVLSITRLGTGNGYWRSCEYQEPKIPFYLTLCPLEVKKIFHQSQNIYQQWRETGLSYLDPQLAPVLTKSASNPAGCSADTFLNLTALFNGRYTMWDISLKTKQPIARVAKLVHYFYKQGVVELENLPDVTPPPLPTQFVDSQDKNQPVIACVDDSPLVGKYLKELLTPLGYRVLYIQDPIEAVAKLTKYKPDLLFLDIVMPKTDGYNLCSFLRKSTPFSNTPVVMLTSWDGVINRVRAKLVGADDFLAKPFETEQVLQLVKKYVAVEADEF; translated from the coding sequence ATGCAAACGTTATCTACATCTTCGTGGTTGACCAAATTAGAGCAGCAAATTTTTACCATCAACCAGAAGCAAGCTACAGGAGAGTTAGTTTTAGGTAACAAAACTACTCAATGGCGACTTTGCTTTTTTCTGGGCCAATTAATTTATTCCGTTGAGGAAACCCACCGCGTTCGCCGTTGGCAAAGAGCTTTGAAGCGTCACTGTCCCAATTGGAAAGTGGAAAATCGTCCTGTCAGCAATCACGAAATTTGGGAATGTCAGCTGTTACATTACGGAATGGCGAAAGGCGAATTAACCGCCGCTCAGGTGAAAGCAGTTGTAAGGGAAATTACAGAAGAAGTTGTATTATCTATCACTCGTTTGGGGACTGGTAACGGTTATTGGCGTTCTTGCGAATATCAGGAACCGAAAATACCGTTTTATCTTACCTTATGTCCTTTAGAAGTAAAGAAAATTTTTCACCAAAGTCAAAATATATATCAGCAATGGCGAGAAACGGGGCTGAGTTATCTCGATCCTCAGTTAGCACCTGTTCTGACGAAATCTGCTTCAAATCCGGCTGGATGTTCTGCTGATACATTTCTGAATTTGACTGCTTTATTCAATGGCAGATATACCATGTGGGATATTTCATTGAAGACAAAGCAACCGATCGCTAGAGTCGCCAAATTAGTTCATTATTTTTACAAACAAGGGGTTGTAGAATTAGAAAATTTACCTGATGTTACTCCTCCTCCCTTACCGACACAATTTGTTGATTCTCAAGATAAAAACCAACCTGTAATTGCTTGTGTGGATGATTCTCCTTTAGTAGGTAAATATTTAAAAGAATTGCTAACGCCCCTTGGTTATCGAGTACTTTATATTCAAGATCCGATCGAAGCAGTTGCTAAATTAACTAAATACAAACCGGATTTGCTGTTTTTAGATATAGTAATGCCCAAAACCGATGGGTATAACCTTTGTAGTTTTTTAAGAAAAAGTACTCCTTTTAGCAATACTCCTGTCGTGATGCTAACTAGTTGGGATGGCGTGATTAATCGAGTGCGTGCCAAGTTGGTGGGTGCGGATGATTTTCTGGCTAAACCTTTTGAAACAGAACAAGTTTTGCAATTGGTGAAGAAGTACGTAGCCGTTGAAGCAGATGAGTTTTGA
- the queF gene encoding preQ(1) synthase: protein MKYGERNIAEGNLITFPNPRIGRRYNIEISLPEFTCKCPFSGYPDFATIYINYVPDRTVVELKALKLYINSYRDRYISHEESINQILDDFVAACDPLEITVKGDFAPRGNVHTVIEVRHQK from the coding sequence ATGAAGTATGGCGAAAGGAATATCGCTGAGGGGAATTTAATTACCTTCCCCAATCCTCGCATCGGAAGACGCTACAATATCGAGATTAGTTTGCCAGAATTTACTTGTAAGTGTCCGTTTTCCGGTTATCCGGATTTCGCTACCATCTACATTAACTACGTGCCGGATCGAACAGTGGTCGAGTTAAAGGCACTTAAACTTTACATCAATAGTTATCGCGATCGCTATATCTCTCACGAAGAATCTATCAATCAAATCCTCGATGATTTTGTAGCGGCTTGCGACCCCTTGGAGATTACCGTTAAAGGTGATTTTGCTCCTCGCGGTAACGTACACACCGTAATTGAGGTACGTCACCAAAAGTGA
- a CDS encoding iron uptake porin has protein sequence MKRLNWLVLSVGSWGMITLALPFQVAALNLDGMEGGENFSCPMSDEPCLDASWESLTSVSELSELQPTDWAYQALQSLIQRYGLISGYPDGTFRGNRAMTRYEFAAALNGVLEKVESLRSNGSGNQISEEDLITLRRLQRDYRVVLEDLRDRTSALDTTITQLEAQNFSTTSKLQGEAIIALTDGNNASATMVSRVRLNLIASFKPGDFLFTQLEAGNNGGDAVSRAHQQGQNLLGTEGILADGGGLDYIEVEPQVRLNRLYYAFRPQRDMTIAFGAKMHPRDFIDRNRFANNEAVDFSSSFFINNPLIVQNQIDRFGGAGAALAWNLGGGAFTLRSLYIGADANLVDRGLFGDSYQGSVELEYSPNRKFALRLQYTNAEINNTDIQAGGINLELALNRNLGIFARYGYGKYQGFNTLLSTDLDLHPHTWAAGVALRNWLIPGTIAGLAVSQPFVESNLGDASQTNFEAFYNLALNDNFSVTPSLILVTNPNNNSANDTVWQGTLRTVFQF, from the coding sequence GTGAAACGATTAAATTGGTTGGTTTTATCCGTTGGCAGCTGGGGTATGATTACCCTGGCTTTGCCTTTTCAGGTAGCTGCTCTAAATTTGGATGGAATGGAAGGAGGGGAGAATTTTTCATGCCCCATGTCCGATGAACCATGCCTAGATGCTAGCTGGGAATCTCTTACTTCCGTTTCTGAGTTATCTGAATTACAGCCAACGGATTGGGCTTATCAAGCGTTGCAATCTTTGATACAACGTTATGGATTAATCAGTGGTTATCCGGATGGCACGTTTCGGGGTAATCGGGCGATGACGCGATATGAATTCGCGGCGGCGCTGAATGGAGTTTTGGAAAAAGTTGAGAGTTTGAGAAGTAATGGCAGCGGTAATCAAATTAGTGAAGAAGATTTGATTACACTACGTCGTTTGCAACGAGATTATCGCGTAGTTTTAGAAGATTTGCGCGATCGCACTTCTGCCCTCGATACCACTATCACTCAATTAGAAGCGCAAAATTTCTCTACCACCAGCAAACTGCAAGGAGAAGCAATTATTGCTTTGACTGATGGGAATAATGCCAGTGCTACAATGGTTTCTCGCGTTCGGTTAAATCTGATCGCCAGTTTTAAACCGGGAGATTTTTTATTCACTCAGTTGGAAGCTGGTAATAATGGGGGAGATGCGGTTAGTCGCGCCCATCAACAAGGACAAAATTTATTAGGAACAGAAGGCATTTTGGCTGATGGGGGTGGACTCGATTACATTGAAGTTGAACCCCAAGTGAGATTAAATCGTTTATATTATGCGTTTCGTCCGCAAAGGGATATGACGATCGCATTTGGTGCGAAAATGCACCCAAGAGATTTTATCGATCGCAATCGTTTCGCCAATAACGAAGCCGTTGACTTTAGTTCTAGCTTTTTTATTAATAATCCCTTGATCGTACAGAATCAGATTGACCGATTCGGTGGTGCTGGGGCAGCGCTAGCATGGAATTTGGGGGGAGGAGCATTTACTTTGCGATCGCTTTATATTGGGGCTGATGCTAATTTAGTCGATCGGGGTTTGTTTGGAGATTCCTACCAAGGAAGTGTAGAACTGGAATACTCGCCCAATAGAAAGTTTGCTCTCCGCTTGCAATACACCAACGCAGAAATTAACAATACGGATATCCAAGCTGGTGGTATCAATTTAGAATTAGCCCTTAACCGCAACTTAGGGATCTTCGCTCGTTACGGCTACGGCAAATATCAAGGATTCAACACCTTATTATCCACCGATTTGGATTTGCACCCCCACACTTGGGCAGCAGGCGTAGCCCTTCGCAATTGGCTGATTCCGGGAACGATCGCGGGTTTGGCAGTCAGTCAACCTTTTGTAGAATCAAATTTGGGTGATGCCAGCCAAACTAACTTTGAGGCATTTTATAACTTAGCCCTCAACGACAATTTCAGCGTTACCCCATCATTGATATTAGTGACGAACCCCAATAACAACAGCGCTAACGACACAGTTTGGCAGGGAACTCTTCGCACGGTGTTTCAGTTTTGA